AGAACGGAAAGTATGCATAGAAGCAGAGAACTGGGTGCATATACCATAGTAGAGAAAGCAGTATAAATCTCAAGAACTCGGAACGTTAACGCATAAAATAGATCCAAGTGTAACGAGATAAATCATCAATAAAgataacataataacgatgcCCGCCTTTGGAGACAAAAGGTGCGGGACCcaaaacatcagaatgaactaACTCAAAAGAAGAGACAGATTGAGACACACTCGAACGATATGAGAGTTGTAGCTGTTTGCCAAGCTTGCAacccgaacaagaatgagaatgaTCAACTGAAACACGACCTAATACACCCTGGTGGATAAGACAAGACAAACGAGAGCCACTAGGATGTCCGagacgatgatgccactgaTGGAAGCTAACTGAGGGAAAACTATAGACAGAGGCAGCCCGGAACGAAGAGGATTGCGGAAGACGAAAGTGAtcgagcacatacaccccactaTGGTGATGGCCAGTTCCAATGAGTTTTCCTGTAAGACGATCTTGCACACGATAcccaaactcatcaaaaataacaaggTAACCAAGGGAGGCGAGCTAGCTGGCAGAGATAAGATTCATAGATAGTTGGGGTACATAGGCAACATCGGGAAGGTGGAAGTGAGTGGTATGTAAAAGGCCATGACTACTAACGGGAAGGATGGTGCCATTAGTAATTATGACACGAAGGTCAGAGGAAACATGCTGAGAGGAATGAAGGTGAGTAGCATCAtaggtcatatgaaaagaagCACTAGAGTTAAGCAACCAAGAGGATGGAGAGATACTTGTAGGGGCGGAGGTGGCCAATGGATGAAAGGAGGTGTCCGAGGTATCCTGAGGGAGGACGGGGGCAGATGATGGAGAAACTTGACTTCGGGAAAGCTGCTGGACAAGCTGCTGAAGTTGCTCGGCAGACAGAGGGCCAATCGGAGAAACAGAATGCGAGGTTGGGTGACGCGCTGCTGTACTGTCTGTTGAGCCCGCTGAAGCTTGCAACACTCAGCACGAACGTGACCCAGAGCATGATAGTAGTGACATCGAATAAACCGTCACTGTGGCGCACTAGATCCCGGTCCCGGAGGTTGTGAAATAGGACGGACGGGAGCACCAAGAACTGGTGACGACAGCAACAGAGGTACCGTAGACAACAACGGAGTAGTGGTCCGCAATGGAATCTGCTGAGGAGCAGCAAGAACAAAGTGGGGAGCAATATGTGGTGGAACTATATCTAAGGACCGAAGACGAGTCTCTTCAGCAAGAACATAAGCCAAAGTATCACTAGCAGATAAAGGGGTAATCCGGTGGAGAAGCTGAGCACGAACTGCCTCAAACTCAGGCTGAAGACGCATGAGAAACTCATAGATGCGGAGATGGTCACGGTCTTGAGCAATGGCGAGACACTGGACACATGTCAGAGAAGGAGCTGGGGCCATCTCATCATACTGACGTCATAAATTACTGAGTGATGCGAAAAAGTCCTGGACAAAGCTCTCACACTGGTAGGTGGTAGTAAGAGTCTGTAGCAAGGAGTAGCGCAACACCTGACTGGAAGGAAGATAAAGTGTGCGCAAGTGATCCCAGATCTCCTTGGCCGTAGGAAAATCATAGACTGCCAAACGAATAGGAAGTTCGCACGACTGACAAATGATAACAATCGTGCAAGAATCATTCTCAGTCCACTTAGCCAAGTCCTAGGATGGGGAGGAAGACACAGTGGTAACAATAGACTGAGAGAAACCTGTGGAGACTGCAATAGAACAAATCGGAGCCGGTCGGGTGCCATCAACATGGCCCCAAAGATTAAGGCCTCGAATAACACACGTAGGGTGGAGGACCACACCTTATAATTCTTGCCATTAAGCATCACATCGGACTTCTGAAGGTAGGAAACCTGGGAAGAGGCCATGAAAGCCAAGACCAAGGAAAAAGGGAAGCACCAGACTAGTGAAGAGGAGATCGGGCGCCGGGGAAGCACCGGCGAGGGTCACTGGGCAGAGGAGAGATGATCGCAGACCGGCGCAGGCGCTCGGTGGAGAGAAGACACGGAAGAGACTAGGCGCGCGGGGAAGACTTGGGCGGGCGGTGAAAAGCAGGCTCGCGGAGGAATGCGGCGAGGCGGACATAGCCGGCTGCgtcgaaaaaaaaattagggtttggctcttgataccatgttagaattAGATGATCTCATTATTCATCAGAACAAGATTACatgaatatgtatatacacagGCATACAAATATGACAGATATACAAAGATGGATAGATAGCTATATACACAGCTGTATTGCCTAATAGTATTCACCTCcttccctgtggaccgacactttgttttacgcacactttattatgcaATCGACATGTACACATGTGTCTCTATCACTCACAAAATTCAAATAGTGCCAATGGCATTTTATAGCCCACTGACATTGGGTCAGGCAAAAAACGAGAAGTCAAATCCCTTAAAACTTGTCCActcctttaaaaaataaaaaataaaaaataaatctaaatagCTCAATTACACCAAGCTGGAGGTTGGAAGGCGAGGATGGTTTATGGGAAAGAAATCTTGTAATTTACCTATAAAATGAGTTAATTTGTTACTACGTAGTTTGGCTTGGCTTTATACGTACAAATGAAACACAATTATTTTTGTGTATCAAATTTAGAATAAGAATACATAAACTCCTCCCTGATTATTAACTTTAATGAATGTGATTGTCGtttagtataaatatatatatatatatatataaagttataaactgAAGTGACgtttaaattaaaagataacgTACATTTGTATACGCCGTCAACCTGCATGTATCTACTTCCGACGTTGTCACACAGgctttatatatatgattagcCGATCATCACCCTCGTCTATCATCATCAATGCGCCGACCTCTTCATCATGTTCCTTATGAGCTAGCTAGCCTATTCACCCAAGCATGAGCATTCATGTTTCCAGTGTACGTAGCCAGCTCTTCCTCATCGTCAAGTATATGAGGTCCCTCAAGCAAGAATTGTTTACTAAGTACTCAATCTCTTTGTCAAGGATAACATCACTTTGAGCAATATATATTATGCATGTTATAATCGCTAAAGATCGAGTTGATCATGCAATTCAACTATATATAGAAGAAGTATTAAAATTGTTGATATCAacattaaacaatttaaatacaataaattgTACGAATGCTAGTTTAAatggactatatatatatatatatatgctcaccGAATCCATCTCTATAAATCATCAAGAAGTGTAAGTCAACAAATTTACGGATCCTGatctttattcattttattacttCCATCTATCATCTATGTGATTATGTCTCTTATTGATTAAACTGAACAGATGAAATGTAAGAGTGGGGAGCTTCTTGTTGTTGGATTCACAAGATGATGTTTCTATACAATTAATGCTTGACTGATTGCTTGTTTTGCTGCTACTGATGTACTGTTGCCATTAATGGAGAACATCCATGTTGATGAAAGAAAAGCCATCTATCCTATTAATATATGTTTCTCATCCCATGGACTTTAGTTTgtgaaacaattaaaaataccaaaagaatTAACAAATGTAActtaatttaaagaaaagaaaaaacataccaTAATGGTTGAGCTTCTGTGAGAATTGGATTGTTCTTTTTACTTCCTGGCCATGATAACATGCCATGATTCTTGATTCATTGCCATTTCTACCAGGAAAGAGTCTCGCAATCATAGGCCATTTGTTACCATAAAATCTATGTGCAACCATGagcttcttttcttctccttcttcttcttcttcttcttcactgaaAGCTGTCTATTTGATCCTTAGATCAAGTCATATATCTAAGTCTActacttttctctttctctgcgttaaaaaatcatgcaaaaaagggtttttaaggggtttttctttttgacaaaTGCGGCATGCACAAGATAAGGACTTGTACATTAGCTGAGAATTGATAGTCCAGCTCGTGCGCTCTCATTGAGTGATACGGAATTTGGATTGCAAACTCATACTTATAACTGGGGATCCATTATCATCACCACGTCTAACAGGACTTGAACTCGAGACTTTTAATTAATtcccatattattattattattattattttagtggAGTCATTATTGTTAAACTATGGACCTTTGGTGTTATTCCATATTTGAATGATAGAATATCCGTGGAAAacatgaaaagaagaagattattattattttattataaaaaaattctttaagctattaaaacaaaaaatatatagagagagcTATTCTAAATCTCAAAAGCTAAATAATTAACTTgcaaatcataataaaaaataaatatcttaatCTAATCAGTCCTCTCTTGCTAAAATATAGTTAAGTGATGCACCCACCCTAAAGGTTGTTTGACCAATAAAATGAccataaacataaaacatattaaaaaattttaaaaaaaaattaaaaaatatcttaatttattataatcaatGTATATCACTTTTTAAGCTCCATGGAATCATAtttccattttaattaatttaattcaatttacGTACGTTTAGATGATTTTTGTAGGCCATTGTTGAATGTTTGCTTCACTtagtgctatatatatatattagttattttgctttttaaaaattaatggttTGGGATACTTCTAATTGGGTCCAGCATTGTTTAAGATGTAGCAATCATAAATAGTTACTATTAATCGAGTTTTTTATTAGTTCATTTTTTTGGAGAttgaattatattaattaatgaaaacaattaaaaaaaaaactttgcccATTATAAGAATTatcaatcatataataaaacGCACCTCATGCTATaaactctttatttatttagaaaaaatgaCATATTCGCTATTTTAGAAGTAgttatttaagttttataaCTACTTTCTAGAAATagctatttaaattttataattactatcatgtatatatatatatcttcaccAATCtcacataaaaaagaaaaatacgagCATGCATTGAAGTTGCTAGCCATAAGATCAATCATGACCGACATCTATGATTCTGTTCTCTCCCTGTCTGCCATAAGATGAGTATGATAAGATTAAGCAAAACTTAACATCTCAAAGAAGCAAAAGAATATTTgcaaatgggaaaaaaaaaagtcgaCACTTCTCAATATTATCATCACAAATAAGCAATATATGTCGATATCAATCGATATTAACATCTTTGAGTCTATCATTAATGATAAGTAATCCAAGCTTTGCTTGCCAAAGGGAATGCAAGGTATCCATAGGCTATATATCATTCTACCATCTTGTATTCACAAATAAATTCCTTATCATCCACGCACCCAAGTGATTCCCTCCCCTTTCAATAGAGTCCTTTAGTCCTTCCATTTTAAGCATCTTCAAAGATTATCACTTCTTTTTTGTTTCCACTTTCGTTTTGGATGTGGTCCatactataaataataacaacaaataaattaaataaattttaagtaTAACATTGCAGACAAAGAGCATTCATACACATTATCTTCTCTGCTTGAAAAGATGGCCATAATTAACCTCATGCACTACTctattaaaatcataaattatgcATGGTTTTCAAAAACAATTGTTTATTTATCCTCCTTTAAAAAACGTTTTACTATGTTTGAAAAGAAATggcatgaaataaattaaagaaccTGCGAAAGCAATCACATATAAAATTTTCCCCCTTTATtctctactatatatatatgtgtgtgtgtgtgtgtgtgacctTAACATCTATCCCTTCAAggaatatatatgtacatattaattaaatagaaaTTATATGCAGTACTTATGACTCCAAAACTTGGAAGTTGACACTCAATAACTTTTACCAAGCAtcaacctttttcttttcaaggTATATATTCCTTTAACAAAATATTGTCAGTAtccatttaatatttaaaaatattaggataattgatattttctatgattaatattaatagatttaacatttagtgttgcttattttacttgaaaataaactctatttttttaacacaattACTAGAACagactttatatttatattaataacatGAATCTACTATTAGACAAATCATgataatcttttttctttttctctttttttaatttttcacaaatatcaatacatttttaaaattaaattttgtttaaattttcacTAAACATAATGAGGATGgatatcatatattaattagtttCACGCGCAAAGACTACATGATCAAATTCCTAGCCCACACGTACGTccctaaaaaaaagaaaaaataattagctTTGAGACGGTCACTAGTCGATCTCTATCGTTTCCAATGTCACTTGATACCAAATCTCTTGAATTTTTACATTTCACTGGAACATCTACTTTAAGtggaaataaattaaagatgtTATGCtgattatgtttaattatttggttgtcaATGACTATGATTCGGAAtataaaaaagatgaaatttCTAATAAGACAAAGCTTTATGTAAACTCAAATATAGGCCATAGCACATAGTTTGACATTAGAGTGTCTTGGTCAGAGATGCTGCTAAGTGAAAACTAACCTCTTGGTGAATTGTAGTACAACCTTCATTCAATCAACCCTATAGCAAATAAAACAGTGAGAGACTAATTAAATTAAGTTATAGAGATTAAATTAGCTTCTATATTTGtttctattatttaaataaaagtgtgatttatctacttatttaaaaaaaaagttatagaGATTAATTGGTAATCCGATATCTAaaacaaatatgtatatatagaaacATGCAAATAATAGAGACAAAACAAAATTGTAAGACAAGATCGATATATACATCGTTAACctatttattttacataaaaaaaaaaattattcaaaatatactGTCAAATAAAACATGGCCGGTAATGGttattagataaatatatatattttgctcATCTTGTTCGAATCTCTATGTACTAATTAAAACCAATAATatataatgatgatgaagatgataaaagaaaatggttaatatttaattcaatGACCAACTATAATGCAAATGAAAAAGGATTCTACTCTTAACTTGGgtcaaaattaattatgatactTGACgtgattaatgttttgtttgagAGAGTACCCATCTCATCTCATATCATAACTTAGGCAGCAAGGCTACTAATATAAGACCATATATGCATTGTTGAATGATGAGTTTGGTGGCAAGCTCTCACTTTAATGAACATCATCAGGCTTTTCAGATGCGACGGCTCTGCATGGACTGAAGCATGCATGCAACAGTCTTCACACGTATCATGCAACGGACTTCACACGTACGTACACGCACCcttccaaaaccctaaccctaaccatAACTAGACCAAGGTAAGTTTTACATTATCAACGCTTCATCCGGAAGCAGATGCTTGAACCACATACGTCATAGTAAAAGACAACGCTGAGTACAAACTATCAACACCATCTGAGATAGTAAAGGAGATTCATGAGTTACTTTAATGCACGAAAGTAGATTCTCTATTTACCAGCACAGTGCGGTCAACTTTTGCTTGTAAGTTTCTATATAAACCTAGCTATACAGCAAGCTTGCTTCAAGTATGCCTGTCTCTTGCTAGTTAGGGTTGTTGATATATAAACTCAGTTTAGAAACCATGTCAGTTGATCCCTTGGCCAGGGGACGTGTGATTGGGGATGTACTGGACCCTTTCACTAAGTCTGTCTCACTTAGGGTTTTATATAACAACAGGTTAGTTGTTAATGGAACTGAAATTAGGCCCTCTGCCATTGTCAGCAAACCCAGAGTTGATGTTGGGGGAGATGATTTTCGCGTATTCTACACTCTTGTAAGCTCATGCTCATCTCATCTTGATTTCTTTaagtatacacacacacacacatgtacacacagatatatatatatatatatatatagtgagaggcatgtatatatgtataatatatatatacacatatatatgcaGGTTGGAGTGAAATTTATACTGTCACTTAATTTATATGTTGCAAGGTGATGGTAGACCCTGATGCTCCAAGCCCAAGTAATCCATCACTGAGAGAGTACCTGTATTGGTgagttcttcatttaattttattccaTGCTGCTCATTAATTATCTTAACTTGGTTTTGTAAACTATGTGATAGATGGGcgtataacataatatatatatatcagttcAGAAATGAGAGGTTTTAATTGTTGGTTTTACAGGCTGGTCACAGATATCCCTGGCGCAACCAGTGCCAATTTCggtgagttatatatatatatttttcttggaaTTTACTCTCTTATTTACAATACATTCTAAATCACCTCAGGGagtatgtatgcatatatatctttgggttgattttatttttcttttgtattttttcttttccatccATCTTGTtgaaattttgcatatttttataatttattttctatttttttacaatttggACAAgtcacccacacacacacaaacacctCAAATCCTTAATTATACTTTAGAAAGGAGTCAAGAGGTAAACCTTTGACCTTCCTTATAGAAATTCATTATACTACCACTCATCTATTACCCTGGtgattacatattttttatattaaattcttttgtttttatagtaTTTGTATAACTCGaagaattattataaatatctcattgattttaattattttctttcaatatatatatatatatatatatcgtataaATGTTATCTTGAGCAAAATGTTAGAGAAAATAAGAGAACAAGAACTAACATACTTCAATTCTTTTTGCTATCTCTTGAAGGGGGAAGAGTAgcgaaaaaaaaatctaaaaacctGTATGACTTCTTGTATACAGTCGTATACGAAGCTTAAATGCCCAATTAAATGAGAAGAGActgagagaaaaataaataataataataataatccaaaaccTATAAAAcctctcacatatatatatagttacatatatatatatatatatatatatgaagcttTAATGCCCAAAATGAGAAAAGAGATTGGGAgaacaaaaattccaaaaacataTTGGTTTTCTCACATGATAGTTGTATATATGTAGGACATCCCCcaccttttattattattattattattattattattattatttaacgaATACAA
This genomic window from Dioscorea cayenensis subsp. rotundata cultivar TDr96_F1 chromosome 20, TDr96_F1_v2_PseudoChromosome.rev07_lg8_w22 25.fasta, whole genome shotgun sequence contains:
- the LOC120251067 gene encoding protein HEADING DATE 3A-like, whose protein sequence is MSVDPLARGRVIGDVLDPFTKSVSLRVLYNNRLVVNGTEIRPSAIVSKPRVDVGGDDFRVFYTLVMVDPDAPSPSNPSLREYLYWLVTDIPGATSANFGRELLCYESPRPTSGIHRMVFVLFRQLGRDTVDSPPMRQNFNTREFAMQYNLSSPVAAVYFNCQRDSGTGGRRFTPA